A stretch of Triticum aestivum cultivar Chinese Spring chromosome 1D, IWGSC CS RefSeq v2.1, whole genome shotgun sequence DNA encodes these proteins:
- the LOC123180024 gene encoding polygalacturonase 1 beta-like protein 3 isoform X1: MSVMLSLVSWFLLAMAAGGGLHANSATAEVTIASNSAAVTAYWHTMLPNTLMPSAILELLAPPAAGQKCNGNWGSSTGNEVQNSKCVWGPSTPNDVEKINNGNWGPSTKAEDEKSNGVWDPSTTNDVMKNNGNWGPSTTNDVEKNNGNWGSSTRKDVQKSKGVWGSFTTNDVEKINNGNWGPSTKAEDEKSNGVWDPSTTNDVMKDNGNWGPSTTNDVEKNNGNWGSSTRKDVQKSKGVWGSFTTNDVEKINNGNWGPSTKAEDEKSNGVWDLSTTNDILKNNGNWGPSNKAEDQKNNGNSGSSTTNDIQKRSRKWGPSTKADDQNHNGNWAWGSSTKAEDQNHNGNWAWGSLDIQKSHAGESHIGQDNHKHGTMSNMVFLEEALKPGSTIPCYIQPSATLGAPLLRRDVADSIPMSTGNFIKILTMFAPASNDMATKIWSTLDDCEHPRAIKGETKACVSSVESMVEFAASVLGVSTYNLAAFSSPDVPVDGVMTGRGYKVAAVTRVREAGDTMTCHRGSFPFAMFMCHAVNPTRVYSVTLEGEDVDADGAGQRMEVLAVCHLDTSDFHPAKMPLHVKPGDAPLCHFISRDSILWAPATPASAHAAA; the protein is encoded by the exons ATGAGTGTCATGTTGTCTCTCGTCTCCTGGTTCCTCCTG GCCATGGCTGCTGGAGGAGGCTTGCACGCAAATTCAGCCACCGCCGAAGTGACGATAGCCTCAAACTCGGCTGCGGTTACCGCGTACTGGCACACAATGCTTCCCAACACACTCATGCCTTCAGCCATCCTCGAGCTGCTAGCCCCACCTGCGG CTGGCCAGAAGTGCAATGGTAATTGGGGCTCATCCACAGGGAACGAAGTCCAGAATAGCAAATGTGTATGGGGACCGTCCACACCAAATGACGTCGAGAAGATCAACAATGGTAATTGGGGCCCATCCACCAAAGCTGAAGACGAGAAGAGTAATGGTGTATGGGACCCGTCCACAACAAACGACGTCATGAAGAACAATGGTAATTGGGGCCCATCCACAACAAACGACGTCGAGAAGAACAATGGTAATTGGGGCTCATCCACAAGAAAGGACGTCCAGAAGAGCAAAGGTGTATGGGGCTCGTTCACAACAAATGATGTCGAGAAGATCAATAATGGTAATTGGGGCCCATCCACCAAAGCTGAAGACGAGAAGAGCAATGGTGTGTGGGACCCGTCCACAACAAACGACGTCATGAAGGACAATGGTAATTGGGGCCCATCCACAACAAACGACGTCGAGAAGAACAATGGTAATTGGGGCTCATCGACAAGAAAGGACGTCCAGAAGAGCAAAGGTGTATGGGGCTCGTTCACAACAAATGATGTCGAGAAGATCAATAATGGTAATTGGGGCCCATCCACCAAAGCTGAAGATGAGAAGAGCAATGGTGTGTGGGACCTGTCCACAACGAACGACATCCTGAAGAACAATGGTAATTGGGGCCCATCCAACAAAGCTGAAGACCAGAAAAACAATGGTAATTCAGGCTCATCCACAACAAATGACATCCAGAAGAGAAGTCGTAAATGGGGTCCATCCACCAAAGCTGATGACCAGAACCACAATGGTAACTGGGCCTGGGGCTCATCCACCAAAGCTGAGGACCAGAACCACAATGGTAACTGGGCCTGGGGCTCATTGGACATCCAAAAGAGCCATG CAGGAGAATCCCACATTGGCCAAGACAACCACAAACATGGAACCATGTCAAACATGGTGTTCTTAGAAGAGGCCCTCAAACCAGGATCAACTATACCTTGTTACATCCAACCATCGGCTACCTTAGGAGCTCCTTTGTTACGGCGTGATGTCGCCGACTCTATCCCTATGTCCACGGGGAACTTCATCAAAATTCTGACAATGTTTGCACCAGCGTCCAACGACATGGCTACCAAAATATGGTCGACGCTGGATGATTGCGAGCACCCGCGCGCTATCAAGGGTGAGACGAAGGCATGTGTCAGCTCTGTGGAGTCAATGGTGGAGTTTGCTGCATCCGTGCTCGGGGTTAGTACCTACAACCTCGCGGCCTTCTCCTCACCGGACGTGCCCGTGGATGGCGTCATGACAGGGAGGGGGTACAAAGTGGCGGCTGTAACGAGGGTCAGAGAGGCGGGGGACACCATGACTTGCCATCGCGGGAGTTTCCCATTCGCTATGTTCATGTGCCACGCGGTGAATCCCACCAGAGTGTACTCGGTGACGCTGGAGGGGGAGGACGTTGATGCTGACGGCGCGGGGCAGAGGATGGAGGTGCTTGCCGTGTGCCACCTGGACACATCAGACTTCCACCCAGCTAAGATGCCGTTGCACGTCAAGCCTGGAGATGCTCCACTCTGCCACTTCATCTCCAGGGACAGCATTCTCTGGGCGCCTGCTACGCCCGCTTCTGCTCACGCTGCTGCTTAG
- the LOC123180024 gene encoding polygalacturonase 1 beta-like protein 3 isoform X3, protein MSVMLSLVSWFLLAMAAGGGLHANSATAEVTIASNSAAVTAYWHTMLPNTLMPSAILELLAPPAGNEVQNSKCVWGPSTPNDVEKINNGNWGPSTKAEDEKSNGVWDPSTTNDVMKNNGNWGPSTTNDVEKNNGNWGSSTRKDVQKSKGVWGSFTTNDVEKINNGNWGPSTKAEDEKSNGVWDPSTTNDVMKDNGNWGPSTTNDVEKNNGNWGSSTRKDVQKSKGVWGSFTTNDVEKINNGNWGPSTKAEDEKSNGVWDLSTTNDILKNNGNWGPSNKAEDQKNNGNSGSSTTNDIQKRSRKWGPSTKADDQNHNGNWAWGSSTKAEDQNHNGNWAWGSLDIQKSHAGESHIGQDNHKHGTMSNMVFLEEALKPGSTIPCYIQPSATLGAPLLRRDVADSIPMSTGNFIKILTMFAPASNDMATKIWSTLDDCEHPRAIKGETKACVSSVESMVEFAASVLGVSTYNLAAFSSPDVPVDGVMTGRGYKVAAVTRVREAGDTMTCHRGSFPFAMFMCHAVNPTRVYSVTLEGEDVDADGAGQRMEVLAVCHLDTSDFHPAKMPLHVKPGDAPLCHFISRDSILWAPATPASAHAAA, encoded by the exons ATGAGTGTCATGTTGTCTCTCGTCTCCTGGTTCCTCCTG GCCATGGCTGCTGGAGGAGGCTTGCACGCAAATTCAGCCACCGCCGAAGTGACGATAGCCTCAAACTCGGCTGCGGTTACCGCGTACTGGCACACAATGCTTCCCAACACACTCATGCCTTCAGCCATCCTCGAGCTGCTAGCCCCACCTGCGG GGAACGAAGTCCAGAATAGCAAATGTGTATGGGGACCGTCCACACCAAATGACGTCGAGAAGATCAACAATGGTAATTGGGGCCCATCCACCAAAGCTGAAGACGAGAAGAGTAATGGTGTATGGGACCCGTCCACAACAAACGACGTCATGAAGAACAATGGTAATTGGGGCCCATCCACAACAAACGACGTCGAGAAGAACAATGGTAATTGGGGCTCATCCACAAGAAAGGACGTCCAGAAGAGCAAAGGTGTATGGGGCTCGTTCACAACAAATGATGTCGAGAAGATCAATAATGGTAATTGGGGCCCATCCACCAAAGCTGAAGACGAGAAGAGCAATGGTGTGTGGGACCCGTCCACAACAAACGACGTCATGAAGGACAATGGTAATTGGGGCCCATCCACAACAAACGACGTCGAGAAGAACAATGGTAATTGGGGCTCATCGACAAGAAAGGACGTCCAGAAGAGCAAAGGTGTATGGGGCTCGTTCACAACAAATGATGTCGAGAAGATCAATAATGGTAATTGGGGCCCATCCACCAAAGCTGAAGATGAGAAGAGCAATGGTGTGTGGGACCTGTCCACAACGAACGACATCCTGAAGAACAATGGTAATTGGGGCCCATCCAACAAAGCTGAAGACCAGAAAAACAATGGTAATTCAGGCTCATCCACAACAAATGACATCCAGAAGAGAAGTCGTAAATGGGGTCCATCCACCAAAGCTGATGACCAGAACCACAATGGTAACTGGGCCTGGGGCTCATCCACCAAAGCTGAGGACCAGAACCACAATGGTAACTGGGCCTGGGGCTCATTGGACATCCAAAAGAGCCATG CAGGAGAATCCCACATTGGCCAAGACAACCACAAACATGGAACCATGTCAAACATGGTGTTCTTAGAAGAGGCCCTCAAACCAGGATCAACTATACCTTGTTACATCCAACCATCGGCTACCTTAGGAGCTCCTTTGTTACGGCGTGATGTCGCCGACTCTATCCCTATGTCCACGGGGAACTTCATCAAAATTCTGACAATGTTTGCACCAGCGTCCAACGACATGGCTACCAAAATATGGTCGACGCTGGATGATTGCGAGCACCCGCGCGCTATCAAGGGTGAGACGAAGGCATGTGTCAGCTCTGTGGAGTCAATGGTGGAGTTTGCTGCATCCGTGCTCGGGGTTAGTACCTACAACCTCGCGGCCTTCTCCTCACCGGACGTGCCCGTGGATGGCGTCATGACAGGGAGGGGGTACAAAGTGGCGGCTGTAACGAGGGTCAGAGAGGCGGGGGACACCATGACTTGCCATCGCGGGAGTTTCCCATTCGCTATGTTCATGTGCCACGCGGTGAATCCCACCAGAGTGTACTCGGTGACGCTGGAGGGGGAGGACGTTGATGCTGACGGCGCGGGGCAGAGGATGGAGGTGCTTGCCGTGTGCCACCTGGACACATCAGACTTCCACCCAGCTAAGATGCCGTTGCACGTCAAGCCTGGAGATGCTCCACTCTGCCACTTCATCTCCAGGGACAGCATTCTCTGGGCGCCTGCTACGCCCGCTTCTGCTCACGCTGCTGCTTAG
- the LOC123180024 gene encoding DNA-directed RNA polymerase V subunit 1 isoform X2 gives MSVMLSLVSWFLLAMAAGGGLHANSATAEVTIASNSAAVTAYWHTMLPNTLMPSAILELLAPPAAGQKCNGNWGSSTGNEVQNSKCVWGPSTPNDVEKINNGNWGPSTKAEDEKSNGVWDPSTTNDVMKNNGNWGPSTTNDVEKNNGNWGSSTRKDVQKSKGVWGSFTTNDVEKINNGNWGPSTKAEDEKSNGVWDPSTTNDVMKDNGNWGPSTTNDVEKNNGNWGSSTRKDVQKSKGVWGSFTTNDVEKINNGNWGPSTKAEDEKSNGVWDLSTTNDILKNNGNWGPSNKAEDQKNNGNSGSSTTNDIQKRSRKWGPSTKADDQNHNGNWAWGSSTKAEDQNHNGNWAWGSLDIQKSHGESHIGQDNHKHGTMSNMVFLEEALKPGSTIPCYIQPSATLGAPLLRRDVADSIPMSTGNFIKILTMFAPASNDMATKIWSTLDDCEHPRAIKGETKACVSSVESMVEFAASVLGVSTYNLAAFSSPDVPVDGVMTGRGYKVAAVTRVREAGDTMTCHRGSFPFAMFMCHAVNPTRVYSVTLEGEDVDADGAGQRMEVLAVCHLDTSDFHPAKMPLHVKPGDAPLCHFISRDSILWAPATPASAHAAA, from the exons ATGAGTGTCATGTTGTCTCTCGTCTCCTGGTTCCTCCTG GCCATGGCTGCTGGAGGAGGCTTGCACGCAAATTCAGCCACCGCCGAAGTGACGATAGCCTCAAACTCGGCTGCGGTTACCGCGTACTGGCACACAATGCTTCCCAACACACTCATGCCTTCAGCCATCCTCGAGCTGCTAGCCCCACCTGCGG CTGGCCAGAAGTGCAATGGTAATTGGGGCTCATCCACAGGGAACGAAGTCCAGAATAGCAAATGTGTATGGGGACCGTCCACACCAAATGACGTCGAGAAGATCAACAATGGTAATTGGGGCCCATCCACCAAAGCTGAAGACGAGAAGAGTAATGGTGTATGGGACCCGTCCACAACAAACGACGTCATGAAGAACAATGGTAATTGGGGCCCATCCACAACAAACGACGTCGAGAAGAACAATGGTAATTGGGGCTCATCCACAAGAAAGGACGTCCAGAAGAGCAAAGGTGTATGGGGCTCGTTCACAACAAATGATGTCGAGAAGATCAATAATGGTAATTGGGGCCCATCCACCAAAGCTGAAGACGAGAAGAGCAATGGTGTGTGGGACCCGTCCACAACAAACGACGTCATGAAGGACAATGGTAATTGGGGCCCATCCACAACAAACGACGTCGAGAAGAACAATGGTAATTGGGGCTCATCGACAAGAAAGGACGTCCAGAAGAGCAAAGGTGTATGGGGCTCGTTCACAACAAATGATGTCGAGAAGATCAATAATGGTAATTGGGGCCCATCCACCAAAGCTGAAGATGAGAAGAGCAATGGTGTGTGGGACCTGTCCACAACGAACGACATCCTGAAGAACAATGGTAATTGGGGCCCATCCAACAAAGCTGAAGACCAGAAAAACAATGGTAATTCAGGCTCATCCACAACAAATGACATCCAGAAGAGAAGTCGTAAATGGGGTCCATCCACCAAAGCTGATGACCAGAACCACAATGGTAACTGGGCCTGGGGCTCATCCACCAAAGCTGAGGACCAGAACCACAATGGTAACTGGGCCTGGGGCTCATTGGACATCCAAAAGAGCCATG GAGAATCCCACATTGGCCAAGACAACCACAAACATGGAACCATGTCAAACATGGTGTTCTTAGAAGAGGCCCTCAAACCAGGATCAACTATACCTTGTTACATCCAACCATCGGCTACCTTAGGAGCTCCTTTGTTACGGCGTGATGTCGCCGACTCTATCCCTATGTCCACGGGGAACTTCATCAAAATTCTGACAATGTTTGCACCAGCGTCCAACGACATGGCTACCAAAATATGGTCGACGCTGGATGATTGCGAGCACCCGCGCGCTATCAAGGGTGAGACGAAGGCATGTGTCAGCTCTGTGGAGTCAATGGTGGAGTTTGCTGCATCCGTGCTCGGGGTTAGTACCTACAACCTCGCGGCCTTCTCCTCACCGGACGTGCCCGTGGATGGCGTCATGACAGGGAGGGGGTACAAAGTGGCGGCTGTAACGAGGGTCAGAGAGGCGGGGGACACCATGACTTGCCATCGCGGGAGTTTCCCATTCGCTATGTTCATGTGCCACGCGGTGAATCCCACCAGAGTGTACTCGGTGACGCTGGAGGGGGAGGACGTTGATGCTGACGGCGCGGGGCAGAGGATGGAGGTGCTTGCCGTGTGCCACCTGGACACATCAGACTTCCACCCAGCTAAGATGCCGTTGCACGTCAAGCCTGGAGATGCTCCACTCTGCCACTTCATCTCCAGGGACAGCATTCTCTGGGCGCCTGCTACGCCCGCTTCTGCTCACGCTGCTGCTTAG